GGAGGCGCTTCCGTCCCGCAGGCTTAACTCATATATCTTCAGGCTCTGCCAGGTCACCGCATACAGTACCCCGTTGGCCGCCGAGTTGGTGCGGCTGACGAATACCAGGCCGTGCAACTCCCGCGGGCCGCCCACATCGAATGTCGAATCGGGCTGGGCCGTGTTGATCACCGGACCGACCAGGATGGCGTTGACAGGCGTGGCCGGATTGTTGTCCAAATCGATGGGCCGTATTTTGTAGAGCTTGCTGACGCTGCCGGCGACGTTGTTAATGAAATACATCATCCCGCTCGGCGCCACGGTGAAATCGTCCACGTTGATCTGGCCGCCGTCGGATAAGGTTACCTGGCCTTCGGGATGGATCCAGGCCCAGCCGGAATCGTGTTCGGCCAGCGATTGGTAGTAGAGGACGGGAGGCGTTCCGCGGATGCCCCACAGAGACATCTTGGGGGTATCGAAAGGAACGGTGGTTTCGGTCTTGACCACTTCCATGCGGGCCTCGATGGATTGGGCATTGCTCCCGACGCTTCCCGCGGAAACGACGCGCACGCGGGACGGATTCATCTGGTAGGTCTGGACGCGGGTCGAAAACGCTCCCCGTCCCAAAGTGACGCCGACATAGGGCATGGTATCCGTGGCAGGGCCGACGGTAATGGCTTTTCTGCCGATATCCGAAATCAGCGCATCGATGCCGGCTTCCGCCATTTCCTTGGCCGATATGTTGGATTTCTGGGATCCGGAAAACTTATTGCCGGATTTGGTCTTGAAAAGGAGCGGCACCTGGATCAGGGTGATCGCCACGGCGATGCCGATGATGATAGGCAGGACGGCCGCGCCTTCTTGACGTTGGACTTTGGTGGCGCTTAAAGGCTTCGAGTCCATGCGTTTCATAGGATGTTCCTTGGGATCACGGTGGAAGAGAAGCGCATCGTATTGTAGTTGCCGGCCGGCACCTTATAGGTTCCGGTCATAGAGAAGGTCACGACCCGGATCAGGCGATACGAAGTCGCCTGGGCGCCGGATGCGTCCATGAGGTCGATGCGGAAATCGGACATGCCGCTGGCGAGGGTGTTCGTCATCTGATCGACGCGGCGGATCAAGGCGCCCGCGTTGTGATCGATGTAGAACTTCTCCCTTTGCACGGGGTAAACGTCGGGCGTGCCGGGATTATAGCGATGCTGCAACGGCCCGCTAAGCGTTAGGGTGTACCCCTGCGTCGAATCGCCCGAGATGTTCGATATCAAAGCGTATTCTTGTTGAATGCTGTCGGTGATCCCCAGGCGGCTCCCTACCGAGAATCCCGTGTCATTGACGATAACGATGGTTGTCGTCCCCACGCGCGCGGTATCCCGCAGCGTCGTCCTTCGATCGGCGGGATTGGAATACACGATCAAGGTATCGGTCGCTTCGGTGCGGCTCCGGAAAAGCACGTCCATCTTCGACATGCCGTAACCGGCCATGGTGACGGAGCGGTTCACTTGCGTGGTGGCCAAGGTGGCCCGGTTCCGGAAGTCGGACTTGTTACCCAGGCGCAACGAGGTCCTTTGGTTGGCGGTCCAGAGTTGGTACAGGGATGCCATTAGTACGGCTCCCACCACCACGGATACCATGGTTTCCACGAGGGTGAAGCCGCCGTTGCGATTCATGCGGAAGTTAGTTTCCATTAGTAGACCTTGTACTGATCGTCGCCGACGATCGTATTGAAGGTGATGGTGTGCTGGGCGCTCAGGGGCCAGGAAACCTGTAACTGGATCGTTTTACGATCGGCAAGCAAATCGGTGGTTACGAACCACTGGCGGATGAATCGGTTGTTGACGGTATCGCATCCCGTGGCCAGGCTTCCGTAACGATTCACCCTCAGGGAATCGAGCTTGCACTTCGCGACGAACATCCCCTTGCTGATATCGGTGCCCAGGCCCGTGTTCGTATTCTGGGAATGCAGGAAGTAGAAAGTCGTGGCTCCCACCAACCCGAGAACCACGATGGAGATCATGATCTCGATCAAGCCGAAGCCGGACTGCGCGTTCCGAAGCCCGGCCTTCATTTGGAAATCTCCGAGTTCACCGTTTTGAAAGCTATGGGCATGTACCGGGAGATTTCCCCCAAGGCCCGATCCGAGACCTGCGGCAGCAACGCTTCGATGCGCCGTTTCGCGTCCGCCTGGTTCACCGCGTAAAAGCCGGAAACCCCGTAACGCTCGTTCAACTTGGGATAATCGAAAAGGGCATAGACATAATAGAGAGCCTGTTGGTCAGGGGTGGCGGATTCGGCGGGGGAAGGCAAGGTCGGGATCGCAGGCTTATGCAATTTCGCCGCGATCATGTCGTGGTTCCCGATGATGAAATAGTTGAGCGCGCATAGGGCGATCAGCGCGATCGCGCGCAAGGTCCAACTGGCGGTTGTACGCTTGCGGACTTCTCGATTATGCTCGGTCGCGACTTGGGCCTTGCTGCGCGTGGTCGCGAGCTTGCCGCGCATCTTCTCGAGCAGGAGTTCGCGCGGCGGGTTGCTTTGCATCAGCGTGAGTCCGGTGTCCCGAGAAGGCTTGGCCATTTGATCATCCTCGCATCCCGGGACCAAATGCCCGGATATCGCGTTGGTTTGATTATAGGGGCGCTCGAAGTTCCAGTCGAAGTTTTCCCCCCATGGAAATCCTGGGTTCTTAGGGTTTTTTCGGAAGGGAAAATGGGGAATATCGGGAAACGCGAGGGCGAACCCCAAGGAATGTCAAGGCGGGGTAAAGCGATTGAAGACGGGAAGCGGGAATTCCGGGGTCGGGAAGTCCCGGAGGAGGGGAGGGGTCACATGTAAGGGCGGTGCACGGTCAGATGTAGGGGCGGCGCAGGAGTGGGACTTTTTTGGCCTTCCCGTCGTACTGCCACATGATCTTACGGTTCAGGCGCTGGGGCTCGTACTTGTCCTCCTCGCCCGGAGGGGAGGTAACACGCCGGTTACCCTGGGCCCGTTCCCACAGGCGTTGGCGCAGGAAACCCAGGATGGCCTCGTCCCGGTCGCGTCCCGGCGCGGGCGGAACGGCTTCGGGTCCCACCACTCCGGAAACCAGGGGCGAGACGGGGATTACGGGCCTATCCAGGTCGGGTCGCATATCCCTAATCTAGGCTTTCCACGCCCCCCGGTAAGGCAATAGTAAGGGGGTCGGCCCTGATCTTTTGGGTTCGCTTGGGCTACGCGAGGATTTTCAGGGGGACCCTAGCTTCGCCACGATCGCAAATTCCTCGGGCGTCACGGGTTGCACCGACAGCCTCATGCCCTTCTTGATGACCATCATGTCCTCCAGGCCGGGCGTGGCGCGCATTTCGTCCAGGGTGATGAGGCGGGGGAACTCCCGCTTGAATTTCACGTCCACCATCACCCACGGATTCTTCGCCGGCGTGGCTTTGGGATCGTAATAGTCGGACTTGGGGTCCAACGCCGTGGGATCGGGATAGGCGGCCTTGGCGATGGTCGCGAGGCCGGCCACCCCTGCCGGCGTGATGCTGGAGTGGTAGAAAAGCACTTCATCGCCTACCGACATCAGGTCGCGCATGTGGTTCCGCGCCGTGTAATTGCGGACGCCGTTCCAGCGTTCCTGCTTCCGTTCCTTCAGGTCGCGGATCGAGAACTCGTCCGGCTCGGTCTTCATGAGCCAATACCGTTTCGCCATGGTCGCCTCCTGGCGCCAACGTAGCAATTCGCTGCGCGAAGGAACCATTCGCGGCGATTGCCCGCCTGGACGGGGTTTCATACAATGGTCGCAAAACCTATCTTCGCGGCGGTACCAGAATGGCCCGAATGCAATCCCGATTATCCGCAGGCGCGCGATTCCGCAAGGCGCTACGCTCCGAAAAGCCGTTGCAAGTGGTGGGGACGATCAACGCCTACGTCGCCATGCTGGCCGAGCGCGCGGGTTTCCGCGCCTTGTACCTGAGCGGCGCCGGCGTGGCCAATTCCTCCTACGGATTGCCCGATCTGGGGATGACCACCCTGGACAACGTGTTGGAAGACGTCCGCCGCATCGTCGGGGCTACGTCCTTGCCTTTGCTTGCCGATGCCGACACCGGCTTCGGCCCGGCCCATATGATCGCCCGCTCGGTGCGCGAATTCATCAAGGCGGGCGCGGCCGGGATCCACATCGAGGATCAAGTGGCGGCCAAGCGCTGCGGGCATCGCCCGGGCAAGGCTATCGTGCCTTTGGCCGAGATGGTGGATCGCATCAAGGCCGCCGTGGACGCCAAGACCGATCCCGATTTCATCGTTATGGCCCGTACCGACGCCTTGGCGGTGGAGGGGTTGGAATCCGCGCTGGAGCGCGCGGAAGCCTGCCGGGAAGCGGGCGCCGATATGCTCTTCCCCGAAGCCTTGACCGGCTTGGATCAGTATCGCGCCTTCCACAAGCGCGTAGGCATTCCCGTGCTGGCTAATATGACCGAGTTCGGGAAGACGCCCCTTTTCACGCGGGAAGAGTTGGGCGCGGCGGGGGTGGGCCTGGTTTTATATCCCCTCACGATTAATCGCGTGATGAACCATGCGGCGGAACTGGCGCTCGCGGGCTTGCGCGCCGACGGGCATCAGAAGGCCCTGGTGGGGAAGATGCAAACCCGCGAAGAGTTGTACGACGTGTTGGGTTATCATGCTTACGAACGGAAACTCGACGAGCTTTTCGGAAAGCAGCCGGACGGCCGGTTGGTTTTGGGTCCCAACGGCCTTGCCGTTGGGAAAGACGCCGCCGGGAAGAAGGATAAACGGAGCGGACGCAACGGGAAGGGATGATCATGGCCCAGGGCGCGAAGGACAAGACGGGAGGATTGGCCGGGGTGGTGGCGGGGGATTCCGCGATTTGCACCTGCGGACTGGAAGGCAAAGGCCTCAATTATCGCGGCTAT
This is a stretch of genomic DNA from Fibrobacterota bacterium. It encodes these proteins:
- a CDS encoding prepilin-type N-terminal cleavage/methylation domain-containing protein, encoding METNFRMNRNGGFTLVETMVSVVVGAVLMASLYQLWTANQRTSLRLGNKSDFRNRATLATTQVNRSVTMAGYGMSKMDVLFRSRTEATDTLIVYSNPADRRTTLRDTARVGTTTIVIVNDTGFSVGSRLGITDSIQQEYALISNISGDSTQGYTLTLSGPLQHRYNPGTPDVYPVQREKFYIDHNAGALIRRVDQMTNTLASGMSDFRIDLMDASGAQATSYRLIRVVTFSMTGTYKVPAGNYNTMRFSSTVIPRNIL
- a CDS encoding prepilin-type N-terminal cleavage/methylation domain-containing protein, giving the protein MKAGLRNAQSGFGLIEIMISIVVLGLVGATTFYFLHSQNTNTGLGTDISKGMFVAKCKLDSLRVNRYGSLATGCDTVNNRFIRQWFVTTDLLADRKTIQLQVSWPLSAQHTITFNTIVGDDQYKVY
- a CDS encoding EVE domain-containing protein — protein: MAKRYWLMKTEPDEFSIRDLKERKQERWNGVRNYTARNHMRDLMSVGDEVLFYHSSITPAGVAGLATIAKAAYPDPTALDPKSDYYDPKATPAKNPWVMVDVKFKREFPRLITLDEMRATPGLEDMMVIKKGMRLSVQPVTPEEFAIVAKLGSP
- the prpB gene encoding methylisocitrate lyase; the protein is MQSRLSAGARFRKALRSEKPLQVVGTINAYVAMLAERAGFRALYLSGAGVANSSYGLPDLGMTTLDNVLEDVRRIVGATSLPLLADADTGFGPAHMIARSVREFIKAGAAGIHIEDQVAAKRCGHRPGKAIVPLAEMVDRIKAAVDAKTDPDFIVMARTDALAVEGLESALERAEACREAGADMLFPEALTGLDQYRAFHKRVGIPVLANMTEFGKTPLFTREELGAAGVGLVLYPLTINRVMNHAAELALAGLRADGHQKALVGKMQTREELYDVLGYHAYERKLDELFGKQPDGRLVLGPNGLAVGKDAAGKKDKRSGRNGKG